The Montipora foliosa isolate CH-2021 chromosome 1, ASM3666993v2, whole genome shotgun sequence DNA segment CGAGATTATTACCCATAGAATTcagaatggtcactcgtgcaagccaaatctcatttaaagaactcgtctaaaaatagttttggctgtgaaaatgccgttacatataTAGACCTGATATTGGCTGCATTCAAATTTCCCGTTAAAAAAGCTATGTATTTactgtttgtttatttatttgtcgtgctcgttattttttttttttttgcagaccaGTACTCTCTGACGTTTGCAAACGATAACGTGGAGTTCTCCTACGTCATGATCCAGAACTTAACATTTAATCTCTCAGCTTTCACCGTTTGTTTCTGGATGAAGACTGACGACGAGACAAACAAAGGAACGCCTTTCAGCTATTCCACAACAAGCACTAGCAATGAATTGCTTGTATACAACTATCAGAATTTTCTCTTATATATTAACGACGAGGAAAGGTGAGAGTTCCTTTCTAACTGAACCAAAATTTGTAGAAAAGAGCCAAACTCGCTCCCAGGgtttttcttctttactttcCCTGGACGGGAACGGAAGAAGAGACGCTCTGGAAACGAGGTAAAAGTGAGGCTAAGTGCCCTGGATGCATGACCGAAAATTTCGTTCTCATTTTCTTTATCAAAACCTGGAAAATCTTGTTTTGATGATGCCAGATCCACGTCTTAGCTGTCACTGAAACATTTAGCTTGACTGAGTAGCTAATGAGAATTTCAAAACTGGAGTTGCCTTTACAATGCTCTCATAGTACCCCACAAACTTATCATGTACATCAATCAGTTTCTTTAATCATCTGAAAGCATGAATTCGTTATCCTTTCTCTGACTCTTTGCAGGGACACAAATATAGCAGCTGCAGATGGGAGATGGCATCACATTTGTGCAACATGGGAGAATAATAACGGATCTTGGCAGCTGTTTAAAGATGGCGTCTTAAAAACAAATggtcaaaattttaaaacgggTATGAACGTTCCGGTCTCCTCAAAAATCTTCTGGTCTTTGTGCCACTTTGGATGCCCGATGACAAGAGCAATTCTTCTGAATGCTCCTTATCGTTATCCAAATCGTATTGGACCGGCCAAATTCAACTTTTCAATCATGTTTTCCCCCATTCCTAACTCAGTTACTTAATATCACATAATCAAATTATCTTTTGTAGTGTCCACAAACAAGCTGGTGATTTTACTATATATATAAATAGTATAAATGGGTAGCTTAATTTCAACTGTCACTCACGATCAAACGAGATCTTTATGATGACCTCTTAAACAAACAGCACAACATTCTATCGGTGTCGGTCGATCCTTGTGAAAAAATTCATCTGGCAGAGTACCGTCTTTGTTCATTAACCATTTATGATAATGATCTACTCCAAATAACTTCGCAGAATGGCCTGCCCTGCATCCGACGGCGTTCTTTGAAGAACGAATCGGAATACAATGGATGTAATTCTTCAGTATGCAAATAAGAAACAGGGTATTCTGCTGTTAAGCCCAACTTGAAATCGAAACAGTATTCAAATTCAAACCTGTTTTTCAAATGTGAGATCTTTCGATTATTTACggctttaccttttttttcgTTAGGTTATGTCATTCCTGGTGGAGGTGTTCTTGTACTCGGTGAAGAGCAAGATGAACCAGGAACTGGTTTTCATGGTTCGCAGAGTTTTAGGGGTCAAATGACAGGCGTACACTTGTGGGACTCCGTACTGCATCACCATGATATACTGAATCTGTTCAGCACTTGTCAGACTGGACGAGGAAACGTACTCGCTTGGTCGCACTTTATTGATGCACAAAGGGGTGATGGAGTAACCGTAACGGCAATGCTTCCATGTTAGCATTAGTCACGTCCCATCATATCAATTAAGTTTAGTCAATGACTCTAAATTAGTGATCTTGTAGAAACGTGTGTTCCCCCTAAGGCTCAGAGGAACACGGCTTTTCCGACGTTTTAGAATAGAAACAGGCGTCTGATTATTAGCAACACACGCTCTCAATCCACAAAATTGAAAATGGTGTTCCGCTCTAAGCTCTTTTTCGCAATCCAATGGTGGGGTCATTGACGGCATTTCGTGCAATGGGAGATTTTCATTTCAAGAAAGAATTTGCTTGAAATTTTAGAAATGGCGACCatatgaagaagaagaagaagaagaagaagacttgaaatatttattgcaaacaaaatattgtttttacaataaaataatagaTACATTGTATATTAACTTATACGTAATCAGTTAATAGTAttgtaaaatttattaataattcataagggtGACAGCCAACAGAAACGCACTATTCAGGTCACATGCATGGTCTGTAAAGAGTGATAAAGTGAATGCACGCGGAGGGTTTAAAAGGGTAGCAGGGGAAAGGTGGGGTTGATTAAACAACAACTagtgcaggggtttcaatagaaaccggttaccggcggtataccgccggctagtttgtcttgattttcactaaacttgtcaaactgccgccttcaatgggctatcatggacggctatttcagaagttattgaaacccctgctagTGGTTGTAACAAAGTATACGACCACATGTTCTTGAATGAAAACATTGAACTTTGAAAGAAGATGAATGAGACAAATACAACACCAAACACATTTTACTTGATTACTAACAGTAATCGTAGATTAAGAGTGCGTTCGAATATGGTAG contains these protein-coding regions:
- the LOC137979321 gene encoding neuronal pentraxin-2-like → MTWIKGLLAFCFVLEAVGHNPLVVTDFAAMGHIFQRLLTDDWLWCIQMCFSDSRCVSYNFHKESSTCELNDCGIDICGDQNEELVFSSGCVYQQLREGARRQARTFNRRQRGPDQYSLTFANDNVEFSYVMIQNLTFNLSAFTVCFWMKTDDETNKGTPFSYSTTSTSNELLVYNYQNFLLYINDEERDTNIAAADGRWHHICATWENNNGSWQLFKDGVLKTNGQNFKTGYVIPGGGVLVLGEEQDEPGTGFHGSQSFRGQMTGVHLWDSVLHHHDILNLFSTCQTGRGNVLAWSHFIDAQRGDGVTVTAMLPC